The Corallococcus caeni genome includes a region encoding these proteins:
- a CDS encoding MXAN_5808 family serine peptidase, with translation MNRMPRIFRRITAVAVLLGAWAFAGSDRAPLPLTVGAAEAGQDSWDGALPSANKGEKAPHDLNSLRVLTKVILYVKENYVDPKRVKPKEMMIASLEYVEKSVPDVLVDGNPETGKLNVNVNGKQKEFDISHVDSLWKMSFALKDVFDFLSKNMRPIEETRDIEYAAVNGMLSTLDPHSVLLRPELYREMKLSTKGEFGGLGFVIQMKEGNLTVVKVLPKTPAARAGIQKDDRIKKIGEESTVNMDLNEAVSKLRGPVDSRITITVERDGWDKPRNMTVARAMISIESVQHKLLAGGVGYVRLKNFQGNTTRDLESALADIRKQAEAKGGFKGLVLDLRGNPGGLLEQAIQVSDTFLSKGTIVATVGFSDKLREEKRARPTDGEENYPIAVLVNAGSASASEIVAGALKNLDRAVIIGRQTFGKGSVQVLYDFPDDSALKLTIAKYLTPGDVSIQEVGIVPDIQLVPTRVTADRVDVFAPRKSMGEADLDQHFGNPESATIAKKREEVLDREKPGTSLKYLKVDEKAAQAAAAKKEEPKEKVAAKPGAKDKKEHGENDPLLDVDVAGQGEDLDDQLDAESQEEIKEDFEVQFARDFVLKVPAVKRGEQIAKGKQFVEQKRNEEEQRINGAIAALGLDWSPGPTPKNVQLDASFSPGNDAKIAAGDQLDMVIHVENKGTEPLKRVRGWTESDNAFLDRREFLFGALAPGEKKSWKVQVRLPKDLTSRRDDVKVKLFDDNGPLRDTLVSELSFVELPRPTFAFNWQVVDDCADCNGDGVVQRGEDVTVVMDVTNTGVGPALDSFAQIKNGGDANIFIEKGRFKLGEIKPGETKTARFQVSLKKGFKGDTFPLKLAILDEPLEEFVLEKLQLPVKDGPVAPLEAKKGLVKLSDKAELFASPTADARPVAKLPQGATLALEATTKGYYKVALEKDRFAFVRTQDAKEVKSGKAAAPKTVAYSTSHQPPDIKLDVDPSHGGVVVNGDKFTLSGAVKDPNGLLDVYVLVNDQKVYFKAVDPKGGEPNTLKFTSDFTLKEGNNNVLVVARESSEFASRRTLVIRRRPAEVAQKVVTPAAAATTPVKPRQQ, from the coding sequence ATGAACCGCATGCCGCGTATCTTCCGCCGCATCACCGCCGTCGCCGTTCTTCTGGGGGCCTGGGCATTCGCAGGCAGTGACCGTGCCCCCCTCCCGCTCACCGTGGGAGCGGCGGAGGCGGGGCAGGACTCCTGGGACGGCGCGCTGCCTTCCGCCAACAAGGGCGAGAAGGCACCTCACGACCTCAACAGCCTCCGCGTCCTGACGAAGGTCATCCTTTACGTGAAGGAGAACTACGTCGACCCCAAGCGGGTGAAGCCCAAGGAGATGATGATCGCCTCCCTGGAGTACGTGGAGAAGAGCGTCCCGGACGTGCTCGTGGACGGCAACCCGGAGACGGGCAAGCTCAACGTCAACGTCAACGGCAAGCAGAAGGAGTTCGACATCTCCCACGTGGACTCCCTGTGGAAGATGTCCTTCGCGCTGAAGGACGTGTTCGACTTCCTGTCCAAGAACATGCGTCCCATCGAGGAGACGCGCGACATCGAGTACGCGGCCGTCAACGGCATGCTCTCCACGCTGGATCCGCACTCGGTGCTGCTGCGCCCGGAGCTGTACCGGGAGATGAAGCTGTCCACCAAGGGTGAGTTCGGCGGCCTGGGCTTCGTCATCCAGATGAAGGAGGGCAACCTCACCGTGGTGAAGGTGCTGCCCAAGACGCCCGCGGCCCGCGCCGGCATCCAGAAGGACGACCGCATCAAGAAGATTGGTGAGGAGTCCACCGTCAACATGGACCTCAACGAGGCCGTGTCCAAGCTGCGCGGTCCGGTGGACAGCCGCATCACCATCACCGTGGAGCGCGACGGCTGGGACAAGCCCCGCAACATGACGGTGGCGCGCGCCATGATTTCCATCGAGTCCGTGCAGCACAAGCTGCTCGCGGGCGGCGTGGGCTACGTGCGCCTGAAGAACTTCCAGGGCAACACCACGCGCGACCTGGAGTCGGCGCTGGCGGACATCCGCAAGCAGGCGGAGGCCAAGGGCGGCTTCAAGGGCCTGGTGCTGGACCTGCGCGGCAACCCGGGCGGTCTGCTGGAGCAGGCCATCCAGGTGTCGGACACGTTCCTGTCCAAGGGCACCATCGTCGCGACGGTGGGCTTCAGCGACAAGCTGCGCGAGGAGAAGCGCGCGCGCCCCACGGACGGCGAGGAGAACTACCCCATCGCGGTGCTGGTGAACGCGGGCAGCGCCTCCGCCTCTGAAATCGTCGCGGGCGCGCTCAAGAACCTGGACCGCGCGGTCATCATCGGGCGCCAGACGTTCGGCAAGGGCAGCGTGCAGGTGCTGTACGACTTCCCGGACGACAGCGCGCTCAAGCTGACCATCGCGAAGTACCTCACCCCGGGCGACGTCTCCATCCAGGAGGTCGGCATCGTGCCGGACATCCAGCTCGTGCCGACGCGCGTCACCGCGGACCGGGTGGACGTGTTCGCGCCCCGCAAGTCCATGGGCGAGGCGGACCTGGATCAGCACTTCGGCAACCCGGAGTCCGCCACCATCGCGAAGAAGCGCGAGGAGGTCCTGGACCGCGAGAAGCCGGGCACCAGCCTCAAGTACCTCAAGGTGGACGAGAAGGCCGCCCAGGCCGCCGCCGCCAAGAAGGAGGAGCCCAAGGAGAAGGTCGCCGCCAAGCCGGGCGCCAAGGACAAGAAGGAGCACGGCGAGAATGATCCGCTCCTGGACGTGGACGTGGCCGGCCAGGGCGAGGACCTGGACGACCAGCTGGACGCGGAGTCCCAGGAGGAGATCAAGGAGGACTTCGAGGTCCAGTTCGCCCGCGACTTCGTCCTGAAGGTGCCGGCCGTGAAGCGCGGCGAGCAGATCGCCAAGGGCAAGCAGTTCGTGGAGCAGAAGCGCAACGAGGAGGAGCAGCGCATCAACGGCGCCATCGCCGCGCTCGGCCTGGACTGGAGCCCCGGTCCCACGCCGAAGAACGTGCAGCTGGACGCCAGCTTCTCCCCGGGCAACGACGCGAAGATCGCCGCGGGCGACCAGCTGGACATGGTCATCCACGTGGAGAACAAGGGCACGGAGCCGCTCAAGCGCGTGCGTGGCTGGACGGAGAGCGACAACGCGTTCCTCGACCGCCGCGAGTTCCTCTTCGGCGCGCTGGCCCCGGGTGAGAAGAAGTCCTGGAAGGTGCAGGTGCGCCTGCCCAAGGACCTCACCAGCCGCCGCGACGACGTGAAGGTGAAGCTGTTCGACGACAACGGCCCGCTGCGCGACACGCTGGTGTCGGAGCTGTCCTTCGTGGAGCTGCCCCGCCCCACGTTCGCCTTCAACTGGCAGGTGGTGGATGACTGCGCCGACTGCAACGGCGACGGCGTCGTGCAGCGCGGCGAGGACGTCACGGTGGTGATGGACGTCACCAACACGGGCGTGGGCCCGGCGCTGGACTCCTTCGCGCAGATCAAGAACGGCGGCGACGCGAACATCTTCATCGAGAAGGGCCGCTTCAAGCTGGGGGAGATCAAGCCCGGTGAGACCAAGACGGCGCGCTTCCAGGTGTCGCTGAAGAAGGGCTTCAAGGGCGACACCTTCCCGCTGAAGCTGGCCATCCTCGACGAGCCCCTGGAGGAGTTCGTCCTGGAGAAGCTCCAGCTGCCGGTGAAGGACGGCCCCGTGGCCCCGCTGGAGGCGAAGAAGGGCCTGGTGAAGCTGTCGGACAAGGCGGAGCTGTTCGCCTCCCCCACCGCGGACGCGCGGCCGGTGGCGAAGCTGCCGCAGGGCGCGACGCTGGCCCTGGAGGCCACCACCAAGGGCTACTACAAGGTCGCGCTGGAGAAGGACCGCTTCGCCTTCGTGCGCACGCAGGACGCGAAGGAAGTGAAGTCCGGCAAGGCCGCGGCGCCCAAGACGGTGGCGTACAGCACCTCGCACCAGCCGCCGGACATCAAGCTGGACGTGGATCCCTCTCACGGCGGCGTGGTGGTGAACGGCGACAAGTTCACCCTCTCCGGCGCGGTGAAGGACCCCAACGGCCTCTTGGACGTCTACGTGCTGGTCAACGACCAGAAGGTCTACTTCAAGGCCGTGGACCCCAAGGGCGGCGAGCCCAACACGCTGAAGTTCACCTCCGACTTCACGCTCAAGGAGGGCAACAACAACGTGCTGGTGGTGGCCCGCGAGAGCAGCGAGTTCGCCAGCCGCCGCACGCTGGTCATCCGCCGCCGTCCGGCGGAGGTGGCGCAGAAGGTCGTGACGCCCGCCGCCGCGGCCACCACGCCGGTGAAGCCGCGCCAGCAGTAG
- a CDS encoding glycerophosphodiester phosphodiesterase, producing the protein MLLLAHRGASADAPENTLEAFAEAVRQGADGVELDAMVCGSGEVVVCHDERLDRLAHQPWEVRTTPWWKLSRADVGTPLGFGPARIPLLEEVLDALPEHFLINIELKCDRFDDGGLAAGVARLLGDRDLAGRVVVSSFNPLCLFRLAAVAPGLRRGFLIDPDKPWALQAYALSPLVSSHSVHPFHEACTPERVAAWRDAGLSVAAWTVDDPQRARELRDLGVSYLITNRPGLVRQALR; encoded by the coding sequence ATGCTCCTGCTCGCTCACCGTGGTGCCAGCGCCGACGCCCCCGAGAACACCCTGGAGGCCTTCGCGGAGGCCGTGCGCCAGGGCGCCGACGGCGTGGAGCTGGACGCCATGGTGTGCGGCTCCGGCGAGGTCGTGGTGTGTCACGACGAGCGCCTGGACCGCCTGGCCCATCAGCCCTGGGAGGTGCGCACCACGCCCTGGTGGAAGCTCTCCCGCGCGGACGTGGGCACGCCCCTGGGCTTTGGCCCCGCGCGCATCCCGCTGCTGGAGGAGGTGCTGGACGCGCTGCCGGAGCACTTCCTCATCAACATCGAGCTGAAGTGCGACCGCTTCGACGATGGCGGCCTGGCGGCGGGCGTGGCCCGGCTCCTGGGGGACCGCGACCTGGCGGGCCGCGTGGTGGTGTCCAGCTTCAACCCGCTGTGCCTCTTCCGGCTGGCGGCGGTGGCGCCTGGCTTGCGCCGGGGCTTCCTCATCGACCCGGACAAGCCCTGGGCGCTCCAGGCGTACGCGCTGAGCCCGCTGGTGTCCTCGCACTCGGTGCACCCCTTCCACGAGGCGTGCACGCCGGAGCGCGTGGCCGCGTGGAGGGACGCGGGCTTGAGCGTGGCGGCGTGGACGGTGGACGACCCCCAGCGCGCCCGCGAGCTGCGGGACCTGGGGGTGTCCTACCTCATCACCAACCGCCCGGGCCTCGTGCGCCAGGCCCTGCGCTGA
- a CDS encoding twin-arginine translocase TatA/TatE family subunit — protein sequence MLGLGEFIVLGFILLVVFSAARMGQLGNAVGKFVYSFRKASRGDDLVDVKHLPHSRRGHTDADFTEGPNKDRRS from the coding sequence ATGCTGGGCCTCGGAGAATTCATCGTCCTCGGCTTCATCCTGCTGGTGGTCTTCTCGGCCGCCCGGATGGGGCAGTTGGGCAACGCGGTGGGGAAGTTCGTCTATTCGTTCCGCAAGGCGTCGCGCGGCGACGACCTGGTGGACGTGAAGCACCTGCCCCACTCGCGCCGGGGCCACACCGACGCGGACTTCACCGAAGGCCCCAACAAGGACCGCCGCTCCTAG
- a CDS encoding polyhydroxyalkanoate synthesis regulator DNA-binding domain-containing protein: MSEAEQANAPSNKEPKIIKRYTNRKLYDTVESRYVTLDEIAAMIKEGTEVRIVDNRTKEDLTSVTLAQIIFEEEKKKNQMPLSVLREIIRHPGESISGFIQKEVTPRVASIREEAEQRLDKLLRREDGSPQEATPEAAAATPAPQAEGNAASLNPAELLKASQRAFEDFQRRIDERVKQVVENLTGNLPALGRDMQALSQRLEELEKKLDAVEKGDKKDTSAS, encoded by the coding sequence ATGAGCGAGGCCGAGCAAGCAAACGCTCCCAGCAACAAGGAGCCGAAGATCATCAAGCGCTACACGAACCGGAAACTCTACGACACCGTGGAGAGCCGGTACGTCACGCTCGATGAGATCGCCGCGATGATCAAGGAGGGCACCGAGGTGCGGATTGTCGACAACCGCACGAAGGAAGACCTGACCTCCGTCACCCTCGCGCAGATCATCTTCGAGGAGGAGAAGAAGAAGAACCAGATGCCGCTGTCGGTGCTGCGGGAGATCATCCGCCACCCCGGCGAGTCCATCTCCGGGTTCATCCAGAAGGAGGTCACGCCGCGCGTGGCCTCCATCCGCGAGGAGGCAGAGCAGCGGCTGGACAAGCTGCTGCGCCGCGAGGACGGCAGCCCCCAGGAGGCCACCCCGGAGGCGGCCGCCGCCACGCCCGCGCCCCAGGCGGAGGGCAACGCCGCGAGCCTCAACCCGGCGGAGCTGCTCAAGGCCAGCCAGCGCGCCTTCGAGGACTTCCAGCGCCGCATCGACGAGCGCGTGAAGCAGGTGGTGGAGAACCTCACCGGCAACCTCCCCGCCCTGGGCCGCGACATGCAGGCGCTCTCTCAGCGGCTGGAGGAGCTGGAGAAGAAGCTCGACGCCGTGGAGAAGGGCGACAAGAAGGACACCAGCGCGTCCTGA
- a CDS encoding ParA family protein produces the protein MRRIAFINEKGGTCKTTLAVNTAAWLALEQRRRVLLVDLDTQGHAGKSLGVDVRTLPRNVFHLLTDREVSLSSVVRPTGVSGLDVLPAYREMAEFPVVVAQDPRRAHRLADRMQEAEAAGYDVVLFDAPPSMGLTTRNILVAATEVVVPVALTYLALDGCAELAETVRQVGEAEGRTDLRVTKVVPTLYRKTALATAILERLRAYFPGALAATPLGYSVKVDEAQSHGKTIWEYAPRSPGARMLAAIAAEIDGGSTPTKRKRTAAKVA, from the coding sequence ATGCGGCGCATCGCGTTCATCAACGAGAAGGGCGGCACCTGCAAGACGACGCTCGCGGTGAACACCGCCGCGTGGCTCGCGCTCGAGCAGCGCCGCCGCGTGCTGCTGGTGGACCTGGACACGCAGGGCCACGCGGGCAAGTCACTGGGGGTGGACGTGCGCACGCTGCCGCGCAACGTCTTCCACCTGCTCACCGACAGGGAGGTGTCGCTGTCTTCCGTGGTGCGGCCCACGGGCGTGAGCGGGCTGGACGTGCTGCCTGCGTACAGGGAGATGGCGGAGTTCCCGGTCGTGGTGGCGCAGGACCCTCGGCGCGCGCACCGGCTGGCGGACCGGATGCAGGAGGCGGAAGCCGCGGGCTATGACGTGGTGCTGTTCGACGCGCCTCCGTCCATGGGGCTCACCACGCGCAACATCCTGGTGGCGGCCACGGAGGTGGTGGTGCCGGTGGCGCTGACGTACCTGGCGCTGGACGGGTGCGCGGAGCTGGCGGAGACGGTGCGCCAGGTGGGCGAGGCGGAGGGGCGCACGGACCTGCGCGTCACCAAGGTGGTGCCCACGCTGTACCGCAAGACGGCGCTGGCCACGGCCATCCTGGAGCGCCTGCGCGCGTACTTCCCCGGCGCGCTCGCCGCCACGCCGCTGGGCTACAGCGTCAAGGTGGACGAGGCGCAGAGCCACGGGAAGACCATCTGGGAGTACGCGCCCCGGAGCCCGGGGGCGCGGATGCTCGCGGCCATCGCGGCGGAGATCGACGGCGGCTCTACTCCGACGAAGCGCAAGCGGACCGCGGCGAAGGTGGCCTGA
- a CDS encoding ArsA family ATPase, translated as MAGLLDKRLWIVSGKGGVGKTTVAAALALASVRAGRRTLVCEVNTQERVSRFLELPEAGPEVKLLEENLWAVNVRPQEAMREYGLMVLRFETLYKTVFENRLVRYFLRFIPSLQELVLLGKIMFHLQEKLPDGRWKYDTVVLDAPATGHAISFLSVPQVLLQTVPPGPMTREAMKMRDLLVDPSVTAAVLVALPEEMPVNEALELHGALRDRVHIRTHAAVLNQAFPLRFTEADLEALSGHPDLLRVAQAHHDRASQAVLAGTKLERNLHAPVYTVPRLFVPRFGRDAVETVMGHLDAMVKGGAGA; from the coding sequence ATGGCCGGACTGCTCGACAAACGCCTGTGGATCGTCTCTGGCAAGGGGGGCGTGGGGAAGACGACCGTCGCCGCCGCCCTGGCCCTCGCCTCGGTGCGCGCCGGCCGGCGCACCCTGGTGTGTGAAGTGAACACCCAGGAGCGCGTCAGCCGCTTCCTGGAGCTGCCCGAAGCGGGCCCGGAGGTGAAGCTGCTGGAGGAGAACCTCTGGGCGGTGAACGTGCGCCCCCAGGAGGCCATGCGCGAGTACGGCCTGATGGTCCTGCGCTTCGAGACCCTCTACAAGACGGTCTTCGAGAACCGACTGGTGCGCTACTTCCTGCGCTTCATCCCGTCGCTCCAGGAGCTGGTGCTGCTGGGGAAGATCATGTTCCACCTCCAGGAGAAGCTGCCGGACGGCCGCTGGAAGTACGACACGGTGGTGCTGGACGCGCCCGCCACCGGCCACGCCATCTCCTTCCTGAGCGTGCCGCAGGTGCTGCTGCAGACGGTGCCGCCGGGGCCCATGACGCGCGAGGCGATGAAGATGCGCGACCTGCTGGTGGACCCCTCCGTCACCGCCGCGGTGCTGGTGGCGCTGCCGGAGGAGATGCCGGTGAACGAGGCGCTGGAGCTGCACGGCGCGCTGCGGGACCGGGTGCACATCCGCACGCACGCGGCGGTGCTCAACCAGGCCTTCCCCCTGCGCTTCACGGAGGCGGACCTGGAGGCGCTCTCCGGCCACCCGGACCTCCTGCGCGTGGCCCAGGCGCACCATGACCGGGCGTCGCAGGCGGTGCTCGCGGGCACGAAGCTGGAGCGCAACCTCCACGCGCCGGTGTACACGGTGCCCAGGCTGTTCGTGCCGCGCTTCGGACGCGACGCGGTGGAGACGGTGATGGGGCACCTGGACGCGATGGTGAAGGGAGGCGCGGGAGCATGA
- a CDS encoding ArsA family ATPase — MTALQAALANKRVLICVGSGGVGKTTVAATLALRAAVDGRPSIVCTIDPAKRLANSLGLSGLGNTEAEVPASVLEPLGVKPKAALHAMMLDMKATWDDLITRVAPPEQRERIFANRFYQSLSTALAGSQEYIAMEKVWDLRRSTDYELVVLDTPPTAHALDFLDAPNRVLDFLDNEAAKWLLTPALKAGKVGLSLFNLGGSYVTRALSRFTGTEMLQELSSFMVTLSSMNEGFRERARGVRELLEDKTTGFVLVTSPNPERLDEAIHFHKLLGQNRMEMTAIVVNRVHPMPTPAQWADAATLTPTRRAKVEETLRETQVLAQQDLEGMAQLRAACPGTPLIQVPRFGLDVHDLTALWGTGRYLLGDDVLA, encoded by the coding sequence ATGACGGCGCTGCAAGCGGCGCTCGCGAACAAGCGCGTGCTCATCTGCGTGGGCTCCGGTGGCGTGGGCAAGACGACGGTGGCGGCGACGCTCGCGCTGCGCGCGGCGGTGGATGGCCGCCCCAGCATCGTGTGCACCATCGACCCGGCGAAGCGCCTGGCCAACTCCCTGGGCCTGTCCGGCCTGGGCAACACGGAGGCGGAGGTCCCCGCGTCGGTGCTGGAGCCGCTGGGCGTGAAGCCCAAGGCCGCCCTGCACGCGATGATGCTGGACATGAAGGCCACCTGGGACGACCTCATCACCCGCGTGGCCCCGCCGGAGCAGCGCGAGCGCATCTTCGCCAACCGCTTCTACCAGTCCCTCTCCACGGCCCTGGCGGGCAGCCAGGAATACATCGCCATGGAGAAGGTCTGGGACCTGCGCCGCAGCACGGACTACGAGCTGGTGGTGCTGGACACGCCGCCCACCGCGCACGCGCTGGACTTCCTGGACGCGCCCAACCGGGTGCTGGACTTCCTGGACAACGAAGCGGCCAAGTGGCTCCTCACGCCCGCGCTGAAGGCGGGCAAGGTGGGCCTGTCCCTCTTCAACCTGGGCGGCAGCTACGTGACGCGCGCGCTGTCGCGCTTCACCGGCACGGAGATGCTCCAGGAGCTGTCCTCCTTCATGGTGACGCTCTCCTCCATGAACGAGGGCTTCCGCGAGCGCGCCCGCGGCGTGCGCGAGCTGTTGGAGGACAAGACGACGGGGTTCGTGCTGGTGACGAGCCCCAACCCGGAGCGGCTGGACGAGGCCATCCACTTCCACAAGCTGCTCGGGCAGAACCGCATGGAGATGACGGCCATCGTGGTGAACCGCGTGCACCCCATGCCCACCCCCGCGCAGTGGGCGGACGCGGCCACGCTGACGCCCACCCGGCGCGCGAAGGTGGAGGAGACGCTGCGCGAGACCCAGGTGCTGGCACAGCAGGACCTGGAGGGCATGGCGCAGCTGCGCGCGGCCTGCCCGGGCACGCCCCTCATCCAGGTGCCCCGCTTCGGGCTGGACGTGCACGACCTCACCGCGCTGTGGGGCACCGGCCGCTACCTCCTGGGCGACGACGTCCTCGCCTGA
- a CDS encoding tetratricopeptide repeat protein codes for MHGRKRMEAAGVARRWLWVGVLGLGLTLTGCRTTGAATKPDATANKQVVEFDPVMVTADLELDKLNDEELFAGGTSAFAANDFKQAARYFGRLADFHPNSPHRRQALYNAGLAHQRLKEWDDAFGRFSELAEPEKGQGDALDASFRVAETLYHLERYEEATKLLTTLAAREDLPAGRRIEAQVQQGICQVEAGRTDDAEATLRKALAAYDALPDKAEVEDYFPAQAHFFVGEIYRLHYEAVKLEASRGSDGLAQDLNYKAELLLSAQGHYLRSIRVGNGYWATAAGSQIGALYENLYEHMVNSPTPPELNGEEAEVYRQELRKKIRVLLTKSINIYERTLEAAERIGSQSAFVDRTRQSLEKVKSLLLADADAESEEVSVPMPASNAGAKHR; via the coding sequence ATGCACGGCAGGAAGCGGATGGAGGCAGCCGGAGTCGCCCGGCGGTGGCTGTGGGTGGGCGTGCTGGGCCTGGGCCTGACGCTCACGGGCTGCCGCACCACGGGCGCGGCGACGAAGCCGGACGCCACGGCGAACAAGCAGGTCGTGGAGTTCGACCCCGTCATGGTGACGGCGGACCTGGAGCTGGACAAGCTCAACGACGAGGAGCTCTTCGCGGGCGGCACCTCCGCGTTCGCCGCCAACGACTTCAAGCAGGCGGCGCGCTACTTCGGCCGGCTCGCGGACTTCCACCCGAACAGCCCGCACCGCCGTCAGGCCCTCTACAACGCGGGCCTCGCGCACCAGCGCCTCAAGGAATGGGACGACGCCTTCGGGCGCTTCTCCGAGCTGGCCGAGCCCGAGAAGGGCCAGGGCGACGCGCTGGACGCGTCCTTCCGCGTGGCGGAGACGCTCTACCACCTGGAGCGCTACGAGGAGGCCACGAAGCTCCTGACGACGCTGGCCGCGCGAGAGGACCTGCCCGCGGGCCGCCGCATCGAGGCCCAGGTGCAGCAGGGCATCTGCCAGGTGGAGGCCGGCCGCACCGACGACGCGGAAGCGACGCTGCGCAAGGCGCTGGCCGCGTATGACGCCCTGCCGGACAAGGCGGAGGTGGAGGACTACTTCCCCGCGCAGGCGCACTTCTTCGTCGGGGAGATCTACCGGCTGCACTACGAGGCCGTGAAGCTGGAGGCCAGTCGGGGCAGCGACGGGCTGGCGCAGGACCTCAACTACAAGGCGGAGCTGCTGCTGTCCGCGCAGGGCCACTACCTGCGCTCCATCCGCGTGGGCAACGGCTACTGGGCCACCGCCGCGGGCTCGCAGATTGGCGCCCTCTACGAGAACCTCTACGAGCACATGGTGAACTCGCCCACGCCTCCGGAGCTCAACGGCGAGGAGGCGGAGGTCTACCGCCAGGAGCTGCGCAAGAAGATCCGCGTGCTGCTCACCAAGTCCATCAACATCTACGAGCGCACGCTGGAGGCCGCCGAGCGCATCGGCTCGCAGAGCGCCTTCGTGGACCGCACCCGCCAGAGCCTGGAGAAGGTGAAGTCGCTCCTGCTCGCGGACGCCGACGCGGAGTCGGAAGAGGTCTCCGTGCCCATGCCCGCCTCCAACGCGGGCGCGAAGCACCGCTGA
- a CDS encoding M48 family metalloprotease: MEPLFTPEQLADIHAYHQPYYIRAAVEPLVRLALSALLLAVLVRPVYRGAAAAAAALEHRFGGALRTAPVSRAFFSAMDRLWGEPGWGTAIFFALFIDLATQLLYAPANVYFFYVLEHRHGLSNDTPATFAWTWFKGSLVGAIALTALVVGLYGLARRVRRWWLVLGVPVALLMLVASALDPYRARLYFDQTPLPEGPLRSRITALMRKADIPFSDVLVEKTSVSSKRIQAYFAGQGPTRTIVLNDVILRELAEDEILAAVAHEAGHVNEARWSGRIASSLAVLALLFLIDQALRLSARRGWWGVQRAGDIRTLPLVSLGVFLLITLAAPVSGALSREREREADRYGLNLTGDPGAFRRMLVKAARVNKMDPEPPRWVVLKGMSHPPIGERLAALDAP, encoded by the coding sequence ATGGAACCGCTCTTCACCCCGGAGCAGCTGGCCGACATCCACGCCTACCACCAGCCCTATTACATCCGGGCGGCGGTGGAGCCGCTGGTGCGGCTGGCCCTGTCGGCGCTGCTGCTGGCCGTGCTCGTGCGGCCCGTGTACCGGGGAGCGGCGGCCGCGGCGGCGGCCTTGGAGCACAGGTTCGGTGGCGCGCTGCGCACGGCCCCGGTGAGCCGCGCCTTCTTCAGCGCCATGGACCGGCTGTGGGGCGAGCCCGGCTGGGGCACCGCCATCTTCTTCGCGCTCTTCATCGACCTGGCCACCCAGCTGCTCTACGCCCCCGCGAACGTGTACTTCTTCTACGTGCTGGAGCACCGGCACGGCCTGTCCAACGACACGCCCGCCACCTTCGCGTGGACGTGGTTCAAGGGCAGCCTCGTGGGCGCCATCGCCCTGACCGCGCTCGTGGTCGGCCTGTACGGCCTGGCCCGCCGCGTGCGCCGCTGGTGGCTGGTGCTGGGCGTGCCCGTGGCCCTGCTGATGCTGGTCGCCTCCGCCCTGGACCCGTACCGCGCCCGCCTCTACTTCGACCAGACGCCCCTGCCGGAAGGGCCGCTGCGCTCGCGCATCACCGCGCTGATGCGCAAGGCGGACATCCCCTTCTCCGACGTGCTGGTGGAGAAGACGTCCGTGTCGTCCAAGCGCATCCAGGCGTACTTCGCCGGCCAGGGCCCCACGCGCACCATCGTCCTCAACGACGTCATCCTGCGGGAGCTGGCCGAGGACGAAATCCTGGCCGCGGTCGCGCACGAGGCGGGCCACGTGAACGAGGCCCGCTGGTCCGGCCGCATCGCCTCCTCGCTCGCGGTGCTGGCCCTGCTCTTCCTCATCGACCAGGCGCTGCGCCTGTCCGCCCGCCGGGGCTGGTGGGGCGTCCAGCGCGCGGGCGACATCCGCACCCTGCCGCTGGTGTCGCTCGGGGTGTTCCTCCTCATCACGCTCGCGGCCCCCGTGTCGGGGGCCCTCTCCCGTGAGCGCGAGCGCGAGGCGGACCGCTACGGCCTGAACCTCACCGGCGACCCGGGCGCCTTCCGCCGCATGCTGGTGAAGGCCGCCCGGGTGAACAAGATGGACCCGGAGCCGCCCCGCTGGGTCGTCCTCAAGGGCATGAGCCATCCGCCCATCGGGGAACGGCTCGCCGCGCTCGACGCGCCCTGA
- a CDS encoding tetratricopeptide repeat protein, producing MGRIIKHEGGGEQRMETGTARRLKAFARGETTWAEVEGMTFEEAKAIAQVGCDLAAAGRLEEARILFEGLVEGNPKDSAAHAALGTVYQKLGRVEDALTEYTHALSGDPRNPVALTGRGELHLRRGERQGFTDIANAVEVDPHGETSAGRRAKALVKAITLVAVEKLKEGAPPT from the coding sequence ATGGGACGCATCATCAAGCACGAAGGCGGCGGGGAGCAGCGGATGGAGACCGGAACGGCGCGCAGGCTGAAGGCGTTCGCGCGGGGGGAGACGACCTGGGCGGAGGTGGAGGGGATGACCTTCGAGGAGGCGAAGGCCATCGCGCAGGTGGGCTGCGACCTGGCGGCGGCGGGCCGGCTGGAGGAGGCGCGCATCCTCTTCGAGGGGCTCGTGGAGGGGAACCCGAAGGACTCGGCGGCGCACGCGGCGCTGGGCACCGTGTACCAGAAGCTCGGGAGGGTGGAGGACGCGCTCACCGAGTACACGCACGCGCTGTCGGGCGACCCGCGCAACCCCGTGGCGCTCACGGGCCGGGGTGAGCTGCACCTGCGCCGGGGCGAGCGGCAGGGCTTCACGGACATCGCCAACGCAGTGGAGGTGGACCCGCACGGCGAGACGTCCGCGGGCCGCCGCGCGAAGGCCCTGGTGAAGGCCATCACCCTGGTGGCGGTGGAGAAGCTGAAGGAGGGCGCACCGCCGACGTAG